AAATTCTGTACGCCAAAATATACCGTCACAAGTGCAACTTGTGGCGGTTTCTAAATTTCACCCGGCGCAATCCATCCGTGAAGCTTACGAATGTGGCCAGCGTGTCTTTGGCGAAAGCCGCGTGCAGGAACTGACCGATAAGGTCAACCAATTACCGTCTGACATCGAGTGGCACTTTATCGGCCACCTGCAAACCAACAAGGTGAAATACATCGTTCCGTTTGTCACCATGATTCATGCGATTGACAGTGAGCGCCTTTTGCAGGAAATCGATAAATCGGCGGGCAAGGTGAACCGTACCATTGATTGCTTGTTACAAATACATATTGCCGAGGAGGAGTCGAAGTTCGGCTTTTCGTTGGATGAATGCCGCGAGTTTATGGCTTCGGGAAGATGGAAGCAAATGCCGAATATCCGTCTGCGTGGCGTGATGGGCATGGCGACCTTCACAGATAACGAAGCACAGGTTCGTCGTGAATTCCAGCATCTCACCCAATTCTTCCGGGAAGTGAAAGAGAAATGGTTTGCCGATGAAGTTTCTTTCAGTGAAATCTCGATGGGAATGTCTGACGATTACCGCATCGCTATCGAAGAAGGAAGTACGATGGTGCGTATCGGAAGTACCATCTTCGGAAGCAGACAATATTAAAGGTATAGTTGAACCCCTTCAGGGTTT
The nucleotide sequence above comes from Parabacteroides sp. FAFU027. Encoded proteins:
- a CDS encoding YggS family pyridoxal phosphate-dependent enzyme, coding for MSVSENLNSVRQNIPSQVQLVAVSKFHPAQSIREAYECGQRVFGESRVQELTDKVNQLPSDIEWHFIGHLQTNKVKYIVPFVTMIHAIDSERLLQEIDKSAGKVNRTIDCLLQIHIAEEESKFGFSLDECREFMASGRWKQMPNIRLRGVMGMATFTDNEAQVRREFQHLTQFFREVKEKWFADEVSFSEISMGMSDDYRIAIEEGSTMVRIGSTIFGSRQY